A section of the Sebastes fasciatus isolate fSebFas1 chromosome 21, fSebFas1.pri, whole genome shotgun sequence genome encodes:
- the LOC141759857 gene encoding GTPase IMAP family member 7-like yields MASIPAGPDLRIVMIGKTGVGKSAVGNTILEKKHFKSRPSSESVTETCEKGVTQWGNRVVSVVDTPGILDTKKSQEFMKKEIVRCVEVSCPGPHVFLLVIQVGRFTTEEKNSVEALQELFGKNANQYMIVLFTRGGDLGDTTIQEYVREGKPELRKVVQSCGNRFLVFDNTSKDRSQVVELIKKIDDMFAGNGGNYYTDAMYKEVTEKQATLKRDGSVSVFYGGYSFMGLLMSRLLLFDLILGRD; encoded by the exons ATGGCTTCAATTCCTGCTG GTCCTGACTTGAGAATCGTGATGATTGGAAAAACTGGTGTGGGCAAGAGTGCAGTTGGAAACACCATTCTGGAGAAGAAACATTTCAAATCCCGTCCCAGCTCAGAGTCCGTGACTGAGACCTGTGAGAAAGGTGTGACACAATGGGGCAACCGAGTGGTTAGTGTGGTGGACACACCAGGGATCCTGGACACCAAGAAATCCCAAGAATTCATGAAAAAAGAGATCGTGAGGTGTGTCGAGGTGTCATGTCCCGGCCCTCACGTGTTCCTGCTGGTCATCCAAGTCGGTCGGTTCACCACCGAAGAGAAGAACTCTGTGGAAGCCCTGCAAGAGCTGTTTGGTAAAAACGCTAACCAGTACATGATCGTGCTGTTTACCCGTGGCGGCGATCTCGGAGACACGACCATACAAGAGTACGTACGTGAGGGCAAGCCGGAGCTACGAAAAGTCGTCCAAAGCTGTGGAAACAGGTTCCTCGTCTTTGACAACACCAGTAAAGACAGAAGTCAAGTGGTGGAGCTGATCAAGAAGATCGATGACATGTTTGCAGGAAACGGGGGGAATTACTACACAGACGCCATGTATAAGGAAGTCACGGAAAAACAAGCAACCTTAAAAAGAGATGGAAGTGTTAGTGTCTTCTATGGCGGATATAGCTTCATGGGTTTACTGATGTCACGTTTATTACTGTTTGATCTCATTCTTGGAAGAGACTAA
- the LOC141759853 gene encoding GTPase IMAP family member 4-like, which translates to MSHERKISVVVLGSEESLKRALITNILANDSPRKRNVLKKTEIHENERYRVMYTPNLSSAREDIKELYAISPYPDMSLLIVKEGFSPEEVWKQIEELSRITGKPTEDFIVVLPLSYKHPEPYLFRFCTMEQLYSELIRLAKDRFLMPANTSYAESTSYTSMETAGVGYNNERSTAPKKTPKGNHPATRVNLVLLGMAGTGKSASGNTILGEPIFTSRASSDLITRECHAKDTVIGGRRVRVIDTPDIFDDDIKPDIREQHVRKCRELCEQEPCVFLLVIHISRFTDGERNILNKLAAAFGNRVHEQTVILFTRGQDLKQGGTSFEEFLHNSSSDLKKIVSMCGNRCVLFENNASPSHRQVERLMQTVVKILK; encoded by the exons ATGTCTCAcg AAAGGAAGATTTCAGTCGTTGTCCTGGGAAGTGAAGAGTCCTTGAAGAGAGCTCTAATAACAAACATCCTAGCAAACGATTCGCCACGCAAAAGAAATGTTCTGAAGAAAACTGAGATACATGAAAATGAGAGATATCGTGTCATGTATACACCAAACTTGTCCTCAGCACGTGAGGACATAAAAGAACTATATGCCATTAGTCCATACCCTGACATGTCTTTGTTGATAGTAAAGGAAGGGTTTTCACCAGAAGAAGTGTGGAAGCAGATAGAGGAGCTTAGCAGAATAACTGGAAAACCCACAGAGGACTTCATAGTGGTGCTGCCCCTCAGCTACAAACACCCAGAGCCTTACCTGTTCAGATTCTGCACCATGGAGCAGCTTTACAGCGAGCTGATCAGACTGGCTAAAGACAGATTTCTGATGCCAGCCAACACGAG TTATGCTGAGTCAACATCATACACTTCAATGGAGACAGCAG GTGTCGGATATAACAACGAGCGCTCCACTGCCCCCAAGAAGACTCCCAAAG GAAATCACCCTGCGACCAGAGTGAACCTTGTTCTGCTGGGAATGGCCGGGACTGGAAAGAGTGCAAGTGGAAACACAATCCTCGGAGAGCCAATCTTCACGTCAAGAGCCAGTTCAGATCTGATCACCAGAGAGTGCCACGCCAAAGACACTGTGATAGGCGGTAGACGTGTACGTGTCATTGATACCCCAGACATCTTTGATGATGACATTAAACCAGATATTAGAGAACAACATGTGAGGAAGTGCAGAGAGTTGTGTGAGCAGGAGCCTTGTGTGTTCTTACTTGTGATACATATTAGCAGATTTACAGACGGTGAGAGAAACATACTGAATAAGTTGGCAGCAGCTTTTGGCAACAGAGTTCATGAACAAACAGTCATCCTGTTTACTCGTGGGCAAGACCTGAAGCAAGGAGGCACGAGCTTTGAGGAGTTTTTGCATAACTCCAGCTCTGATCTCAAGAAAATAGTTTCAATGTGCGGCAATAGGTGTGTTCTTTTTGAGAACAATGCCTCACCTTCACATCGACAAGTGGAAAGGCTAATGCAGACAGTGGTCAAGATATTAAAATAA
- the psme2 gene encoding proteasome activator complex subunit 2 isoform X2, with amino-acid sequence MSKTSALKISKANAEKVESFRQSLYHEADNLFSHYIPRKIVLLDALLKDDALSITDMSSLQAPLDIPIPDPPSPEDEEMETDKNEDDEKKKKKAPKCGFIKGNEKITTLLERVKPEIVALRETIITVTCWIQHLIPKIEDGNDFGVAIQEKILERIGAVKTKVDGFQTNINKYFLERGDAVGKASKETHVMDYRTLVHEKDEAIYSEIRVIVLDIRGFYAELYDIINKNLEKVTNPKGEEKPSMY; translated from the exons ATGTCTAAGACTTCTGCCCTGAAGATCAGCAAAGCGAATGCGGAGAAG GTGGAAAGCTTCCGCCAGTCCCTGTATCATGAG GCAGATAATCTGTTCTCCCACTACATCCCCCGGAAGATTGTGCTGCTGGATGCTCTGCTGAAG gatgATGCCCTCAGTATCACGGACATGTCCTCACTCCAGGCTCCCCTGGACATCCCCATACCAGACCCTCCTTCCCCAGAGGACGAG GAAATGGAGACGGATAAGAATGAAGatgatgagaagaagaagaagaaag CTCCTAAATGTGGCTTCATCAAGGGGAATGAGAAGATTACGACGCTTCTAGAGAGGGTGAAACCAGAGATCGTCGCTCTCAGAGAGACCATCATCACT GTCACCTGCTGGATTCAGCACCTCATCCCAAAAATAGAAGATGGAAATGACTTTGGGGTCGCCATCCAG GAGAAAATCTTGGAGAGAATCGGTGCAGTGAAAACCAAAGTGGACGGTTTTCAGACCAACATCAACAA GTACTTCTTAGAGAGGGGAGATGCTGTTGGAAAAGCTTCCAAAGAGACTCATGTG ATGGACTACCGCACGCTGGTCCACGAGAAGGACGAGGCCATCTACTCTGAGATCAGAGTCATTGTTCTCGACATTCGCGGCTTCTAC GCCGAGCtttatgacatcatcaacaaGAATCTGGAGAAGGTGACCAATccaaaaggagaggagaaaccTTCCATGTACTGA
- the psme2 gene encoding proteasome activator complex subunit 2 isoform X1 — MSKTSALKISKANAEKVESFRQSLYHEADNLFSHYIPRKIVLLDALLKDDALSITDMSSLQAPLDIPIPDPPSPEDEEMETDKNEDDEKKKKKAAPKCGFIKGNEKITTLLERVKPEIVALRETIITVTCWIQHLIPKIEDGNDFGVAIQEKILERIGAVKTKVDGFQTNINKYFLERGDAVGKASKETHVMDYRTLVHEKDEAIYSEIRVIVLDIRGFYAELYDIINKNLEKVTNPKGEEKPSMY, encoded by the exons ATGTCTAAGACTTCTGCCCTGAAGATCAGCAAAGCGAATGCGGAGAAG GTGGAAAGCTTCCGCCAGTCCCTGTATCATGAG GCAGATAATCTGTTCTCCCACTACATCCCCCGGAAGATTGTGCTGCTGGATGCTCTGCTGAAG gatgATGCCCTCAGTATCACGGACATGTCCTCACTCCAGGCTCCCCTGGACATCCCCATACCAGACCCTCCTTCCCCAGAGGACGAG GAAATGGAGACGGATAAGAATGAAGatgatgagaagaagaagaagaaag CAGCTCCTAAATGTGGCTTCATCAAGGGGAATGAGAAGATTACGACGCTTCTAGAGAGGGTGAAACCAGAGATCGTCGCTCTCAGAGAGACCATCATCACT GTCACCTGCTGGATTCAGCACCTCATCCCAAAAATAGAAGATGGAAATGACTTTGGGGTCGCCATCCAG GAGAAAATCTTGGAGAGAATCGGTGCAGTGAAAACCAAAGTGGACGGTTTTCAGACCAACATCAACAA GTACTTCTTAGAGAGGGGAGATGCTGTTGGAAAAGCTTCCAAAGAGACTCATGTG ATGGACTACCGCACGCTGGTCCACGAGAAGGACGAGGCCATCTACTCTGAGATCAGAGTCATTGTTCTCGACATTCGCGGCTTCTAC GCCGAGCtttatgacatcatcaacaaGAATCTGGAGAAGGTGACCAATccaaaaggagaggagaaaccTTCCATGTACTGA